A stretch of the Chlamydiota bacterium genome encodes the following:
- a CDS encoding HPr family phosphocarrier protein — MVNQKGDSVKQEAIKDLIVQNELGLHARPAAMFVKVANGFKSEIFLEKDGERVNGKSIMGVMMLAASKGTKLKLIAQGADAGSAIGALADLFSKKFCEA, encoded by the coding sequence ATGGTGAATCAAAAAGGGGATTCTGTCAAACAAGAGGCAATCAAAGATCTCATTGTTCAAAATGAATTGGGTCTCCATGCCCGTCCGGCAGCGATGTTTGTTAAAGTGGCTAACGGTTTTAAATCTGAGATTTTTTTAGAAAAAGATGGAGAGAGGGTGAATGGGAAAAGTATTATGGGGGTGATGATGCTTGCGGCCTCTAAAGGGACAAAATTAAAATTAATCGCACAGGGGGCTGATGCAGGTTCGGCGATAGGAGCCCTGGCGGATCTTTTTAGTAAAAAATTTTGCGAAGCATAA
- the hprK gene encoding HPr(Ser) kinase/phosphatase: protein MGKGLAVEEFFQKTKDLLRLRLVAGTRGLKRIIKVAEVNRPGLALAGYFDYFARSRVQVLGKVELIYLKNMDPKLRRARIIQLLEKNVPCCIVSRRMLPPQELLEEAEKREIPVFRSPLVTMVLVNQATLFLENVFAAVLTVSADLVEVYGIGVLIRGESGVGKSECALGLIERGHRLISDDVVRVRYTAGGRLVGTGDPLLRHHLEVRGLGIINIQTLFGAGCVMQEKEVELVVSLEDWKPDKEYDRLGMDDNFYRFFDVDLPHVLIPVRPGRDLSLLVEVAALNQRLRRMGYHASRDLNQELIEQMKKGSGVKT from the coding sequence TTGGGGAAAGGGTTAGCTGTTGAAGAATTCTTTCAAAAGACGAAGGATTTGTTGCGCTTGCGTTTGGTGGCAGGGACTCGAGGACTCAAACGGATCATTAAGGTTGCTGAAGTCAATCGACCCGGTCTTGCCTTAGCAGGTTACTTTGATTATTTTGCTCGTTCGCGGGTCCAAGTTCTTGGGAAAGTCGAGCTCATTTATTTAAAGAATATGGACCCCAAATTAAGACGGGCAAGAATCATCCAGCTTTTAGAGAAGAATGTACCCTGTTGTATCGTTTCTCGGAGAATGCTTCCTCCTCAAGAATTATTAGAAGAGGCGGAAAAAAGGGAAATCCCTGTTTTCAGGTCCCCTCTGGTCACTATGGTTCTTGTTAACCAAGCCACTCTTTTTCTGGAAAATGTCTTTGCCGCAGTTTTAACGGTGAGTGCAGATTTGGTCGAAGTCTACGGGATTGGTGTTTTAATTCGAGGGGAGAGTGGGGTTGGAAAAAGTGAGTGTGCATTGGGCCTGATTGAAAGAGGGCATCGTCTGATTTCAGACGACGTGGTCCGTGTTCGTTATACGGCGGGGGGGCGTTTGGTTGGAACGGGTGATCCTCTTTTGAGACATCACCTGGAAGTCAGAGGCCTTGGGATTATTAATATCCAAACTCTTTTTGGTGCAGGTTGTGTTATGCAGGAAAAAGAGGTTGAACTGGTGGTCAGTTTAGAAGATTGGAAACCCGATAAAGAATATGATCGTTTAGGAATGGATGACAATTTTTATCGGTTTTTTGATGTTGATTTACCTCATGTTTTGATTCCGGTAAGACCGGGACGTGATTTGTCTTTATTGGTGGAAGTGGCTGCTTTGAATCAGAGGTTGAGAAGAATGGGCTACCACGCCAGCCGTGACTTGAACCAAGAGTTAATTGAGCAAATGAAAAAAGGGAGTGGGGTCAAGACTTGA
- the raiA gene encoding ribosome-associated translation inhibitor RaiA gives MEITFTGRHREIPEAAKSYLSEKLERFIKNIPKVNGVHVIFDLERYQHKVEVVILLNRVRIRAAEKTEDVMASIDKVLDKIERQLKKYKEKLQYHRTRERDIPSSDGESPVENEEEVETSVRLVRTKKFAPKPMYPDEAMDQLKLSEDIFLTFFNPETDGINVIYKRKDGNFGLIETAKKKV, from the coding sequence TTGGAAATTACATTTACCGGTCGACATCGTGAAATTCCTGAAGCTGCTAAGAGCTATCTGAGTGAAAAACTTGAGCGTTTCATCAAGAATATTCCGAAGGTGAACGGGGTTCATGTTATTTTTGATCTTGAGCGCTATCAGCATAAAGTGGAGGTGGTGATTTTGCTCAATCGTGTGCGAATTAGAGCAGCAGAGAAAACAGAAGATGTGATGGCCTCTATTGATAAGGTATTGGATAAAATCGAGAGACAATTAAAAAAGTATAAAGAAAAGCTTCAGTATCACCGAACCAGAGAAAGAGATATTCCCTCCTCTGATGGGGAATCCCCTGTAGAAAATGAGGAAGAAGTAGAAACATCCGTTCGTTTGGTTCGTACGAAGAAATTTGCCCCTAAGCCCATGTATCCTGATGAGGCGATGGACCAGTTAAAACTCTCAGAGGATATATTTTTAACATTTTTCAATCCTGAAACAGACGGAATCAATGTTATTTATAAAAGGAAAGATGGCAATTTCGGTTTGATTGAAACTGCTAAAAAGAAGGTTTAA
- the ruvB gene encoding Holliday junction branch migration DNA helicase RuvB produces the protein MSQERIFSTSLNEDPQFYVSLRPTLMDEFVGQEKLKERLRVFIQAACSRKEPLEHILFSGPPGLGKTTLANIIAQEMGANIKTTSGPVIERPGDLAGLLTNLEEGDVLFIDEIHRLNHMVEEYLYPAMEDFALDIMIDKGPNARSVRLDLKKFTLVGATTRSGLLTSPLRSRFGMTTRLDYYAPQELKAIILRSAKILRILIEEEGALEIANRSRGTPRIANCLLRRVRDYAQVKVDGRVTREVADRALKMLEVDEKGLDEMDKRIIETIALKFEGGPVGVNTLSAALSEEVDTLEEVYEPYLIQQGYIKRTPSGRKATSLAYEHFNIKKPRMEQEELL, from the coding sequence ATGAGCCAAGAGAGAATTTTTTCAACAAGTCTGAATGAAGATCCTCAGTTTTATGTTTCGCTTCGACCGACTTTGATGGATGAATTTGTTGGTCAAGAGAAGCTGAAGGAAAGGCTTCGTGTTTTTATTCAGGCTGCTTGCAGTCGCAAAGAACCCTTAGAACATATTCTTTTTTCAGGACCGCCAGGTTTAGGAAAAACGACTTTGGCCAATATTATTGCTCAGGAAATGGGTGCAAATATTAAAACGACCTCGGGGCCTGTGATTGAGCGGCCAGGCGATTTGGCAGGTCTTCTCACCAATTTGGAAGAAGGGGATGTTTTATTTATTGATGAGATTCATCGATTGAACCATATGGTGGAAGAATATCTTTATCCGGCCATGGAAGATTTTGCCTTGGATATTATGATCGACAAAGGGCCCAATGCCAGATCAGTCCGACTTGATTTAAAAAAATTTACTTTGGTGGGTGCAACGACACGCAGCGGTCTTCTAACCTCTCCTCTTCGGTCAAGATTTGGAATGACCACCCGTTTAGATTATTATGCGCCTCAAGAATTGAAGGCCATTATTTTGAGGTCAGCTAAGATTCTTCGAATTTTGATTGAGGAAGAAGGGGCCTTAGAAATTGCCAATCGATCGAGGGGAACGCCCAGAATTGCCAATTGCCTTTTACGGCGGGTGAGGGACTATGCTCAAGTAAAGGTGGATGGAAGGGTGACACGTGAGGTGGCCGATCGGGCTTTAAAGATGCTGGAGGTGGACGAAAAGGGTTTGGACGAGATGGATAAGCGTATCATCGAGACCATCGCTCTCAAGTTTGAGGGGGGACCTGTCGGAGTCAATACCCTCTCTGCGGCTCTTTCTGAAGAAGTGGATACTTTAGAAGAGGTGTACGAGCCTTATTTAATTCAGCAGGGGTATATTAAGAGAACTCCCAGTGGGAGAAAGGCAACCTCTTTGGCGTATGAACATTTTAATATTAAGAAACCAAGGATGGAACAAGAAGAACTGCTTTAA
- the ruvA gene encoding Holliday junction branch migration protein RuvA gives MYSYLSGKLIKIVDSTVVLDVNGVGYEVHVPSRILISLPSSQEFLTLYTYFHVREDLQVLYGFQYEEEKEVFKILLGVNGIGPKSALAIMGGMGLKDLKNCIQNEDEKLLSSIPGIGKKTASRLILELKDKVQNVRLPLELGKEGLSDERANLMRDALLALVSLGFTRPRVKEAVESVMKKDPKEKIEELIRDSIKILNSA, from the coding sequence ATGTACTCATACTTATCTGGAAAATTGATTAAGATTGTAGATTCAACAGTCGTGCTCGATGTGAACGGCGTGGGTTATGAAGTGCATGTTCCTTCGAGAATACTCATTTCTCTTCCCTCTTCTCAAGAGTTTCTAACGCTTTATACTTATTTTCATGTTCGTGAAGATCTTCAAGTTTTGTATGGTTTCCAATATGAAGAAGAGAAAGAGGTTTTTAAAATTTTGTTGGGGGTCAATGGCATCGGCCCTAAATCGGCACTGGCCATTATGGGGGGAATGGGCCTCAAGGATTTAAAAAATTGCATTCAGAATGAAGATGAAAAACTTTTGTCGAGTATTCCTGGAATTGGAAAAAAAACGGCGAGTCGATTGATTTTAGAATTGAAAGATAAAGTTCAAAATGTGCGTTTGCCTCTTGAGTTGGGAAAAGAAGGTCTTTCAGATGAAAGAGCCAATTTGATGAGGGATGCCCTGTTGGCCCTGGTTTCACTTGGGTTCACGCGACCGAGGGTCAAGGAGGCGGTTGAAAGTGTGATGAAGAAAGACCCGAAAGAAAAGATTGAAGAACTGATTCGGGATTCGATTAAAATATTAAATAGTGCTTAG
- the ruvC gene encoding crossover junction endodeoxyribonuclease RuvC, translating to MRILGIDPGSLKTGFGVIEVDRGVFKLIDCGYIANSSKTPLPLRFSKIFEGLKVVIVRSSPNEAAVETLFYFKNPRTAFKLGEARGVAILALAQHQLPVYEYEPRRVKQAVVGFGSAHKSQVSKMVLSLLRLKDFKGPEDITDALAVAICHAHHLKAMTKHQASNSKQ from the coding sequence ATGCGCATTTTAGGGATTGATCCCGGGAGTCTCAAAACGGGATTTGGGGTGATTGAGGTTGATCGTGGAGTTTTTAAACTCATTGATTGCGGATACATTGCTAATTCTTCCAAAACTCCTCTCCCTTTGCGTTTTTCCAAAATTTTTGAAGGCCTTAAAGTCGTTATTGTTCGTTCTTCCCCCAATGAAGCTGCAGTCGAAACACTTTTCTACTTTAAAAATCCTCGAACTGCTTTTAAACTAGGAGAAGCCAGAGGCGTTGCTATTCTTGCCTTGGCGCAACATCAGTTACCGGTTTATGAATATGAACCTCGGCGGGTGAAGCAGGCGGTCGTCGGGTTTGGTTCAGCCCATAAGTCTCAAGTGAGCAAAATGGTCTTGTCTCTTTTACGTCTCAAAGATTTTAAAGGGCCTGAGGATATCACGGATGCTCTGGCCGTGGCCATTTGCCATGCGCATCATTTAAAGGCAATGACCAAGCACCAAGCATCAAATTCCAAACAATAA
- a CDS encoding YebC/PmpR family DNA-binding transcriptional regulator has product MSGHSKWATIKHKKAAADAKRGKVFSKVVKEITVAARLGGADPNTNPRLRTVLANAKEANMPADNIDRAIKKGTGELPGVNYEEQMYEGYGASGVAIIVEALTDNKNRTAAEIRAVFSKSGGNLGGTGSVSWMFHKKGLISVPKNSAQEDALFTIATDAGAEDFKVEDETFDIVTPQASLEAVKSALAAHHIKISQSELTFLPQNTVPVSGSDARKVLDLMSHLEDHDDVQNVYANFDIPDEILEEIEKE; this is encoded by the coding sequence ATGAGCGGACATTCAAAATGGGCGACGATTAAGCATAAGAAGGCGGCGGCCGATGCTAAAAGAGGCAAGGTTTTTAGCAAGGTCGTGAAAGAAATTACGGTGGCGGCACGTCTAGGAGGGGCTGATCCTAATACGAATCCTCGGTTGAGGACCGTTCTTGCCAATGCAAAAGAAGCAAACATGCCTGCAGATAATATTGACCGAGCCATTAAAAAGGGGACGGGTGAATTGCCTGGGGTCAATTATGAAGAGCAGATGTACGAAGGGTATGGGGCAAGCGGAGTTGCGATTATTGTAGAAGCTTTAACGGATAATAAGAACCGGACGGCAGCAGAGATTCGTGCTGTTTTCTCTAAAAGTGGAGGAAATTTAGGTGGAACGGGGTCGGTTTCCTGGATGTTTCATAAAAAGGGGCTGATCTCGGTTCCAAAAAATTCGGCCCAAGAGGATGCTTTATTTACAATCGCAACCGATGCAGGAGCTGAAGATTTTAAGGTCGAAGATGAAACGTTTGATATTGTGACCCCCCAAGCCAGTCTTGAAGCGGTGAAGAGTGCTTTGGCCGCCCATCATATTAAAATCAGTCAATCAGAATTAACCTTTCTTCCTCAGAATACCGTTCCCGTATCAGGATCCGACGCTCGAAAAGTTTTAGATTTGATGAGTCATCTTGAAGATCATGATGATGTTCAAAATGTCTATGCCAATTTTGACATTCCGGATGAAATTTTAGAGGAAATAGAGAAAGAGTAG